In Mastomys coucha isolate ucsf_1 unplaced genomic scaffold, UCSF_Mcou_1 pScaffold5, whole genome shotgun sequence, one genomic interval encodes:
- the LOC116077167 gene encoding olfactory receptor 1496-like yields the protein MIMNNKTVITQFLLLGLPIPPEYQHLFYALFLVIYLTTILGNLLIIVLIQLDSHLHTPMYLFLSNLSFSDLCFSSVTMPKLLQNMQSQDPSIPYGGCLAQIFFFMVFGDMESFLLVAMAYDRYVAICFPLHYTSIMNPKVCTCLVLLLWILTTSHATMQILLTVRLSFCENNVLLNFFCDIFVLLKLACSDTYVNDLMILIMGGLIIIIPFLLIVISYVRIISSILKVPSTQGIHKVFSTCGSHLSVVSLFYGTIIGLYLCPSGNNFSLKGSAMAMMYTVVTPMLNPFIYSLRNRDMKRALIRVICSKKISL from the coding sequence ATGATAATGAACAACAAAACTGTCATCACCCAGTTCCTCCTCCTGGGCCTGCCCATCCCTCCAGAGTACCAACACCTGTTCTATGCCCTGTTTCTGGTCATCTACCTCACCACCATCCTGGGGAACCTGTTAATTATTGTCCTCATTCAATTGGACTCCCATCTCCACACACCAATGTACTTGTTTCTCAGCAACTTGTCCTTCTCTgatctctgcttttcctctgtcaCAATGCCCAAATTGTTGCAGAATATGCAGAGCCAGGACCCATCTATCCCATATGGAGGTTGCCTGGCACAAATATTCTTCTTTATGGTTTTTGGAGATATGGAGAGCTTCCTTCTTGTggccatggcctatgaccgctatgtggccatctgcttcCCCCTGCATTATACCAGCATCATGAACCCCAAGGTCTGTACTTGTCTAGTGCTATTGTTGTGGATACTGACAACATCACATGCCACAATGCAAATTCTGCTCACGGTAAGGCTGTCTTTTTGTGAGAACAATGTGCTTCTGAACTTTTTCTGTGACATATTTGTTCTCCTAAAGCTGGCCTGCTCAGACACTTATGTCAATGATTTGATGATACTTATTATGGGAGGACTCATCATTATTATTCCATTCCTGCTCATTGTTATATCCTATGTTAGGATCATCTCCTCCATTCTTAAGGTTCCATCTACTCAAGGCATCCACAAGGTCTTCTCCACCTGTGGCTCTCATCTGTCTGTAGTGTCTCTGTTCTACGGGACAATTATTGGTCTCTACTTATGCCCATCAGGTAATAATTTCAGTCTAAAGGGATCTGCCATGGCTATGATGTACACAGTGGTGACTCCCATGCTGAACCCCTTCATCTACAGCCTAAGGAACAGAGATATGAAGAGAGCCCTAATAAGAGTTATTTGCAGTAAGAAAATCTCTCTGTAA
- the LOC116077181 gene encoding olfactory receptor 1500, protein MTGNNQTFILEFLLLGLPISSEYHLLFYALFLAMYLTTILGNLLIIILVRLDSHLHTPMYFFLSNLSFSDLCFSSVTMPKLLQNMQSKVPSISYVGCLTQLYFFMVFGDMESFLLVVMAYDRYAAICFPLHYISIMSIKFCASLVLLLWLLTTSHALLHTLLMARLSFCEKNVILHFFCDISALLKLSCSDTYINELMIFIMGGLICIIPFVLIVMSYVKIFFSIFTVPSSQDIHKVFSTCGSHLSVVTLFYGAIIGLYLCPSGNNSTIKEIAMAMMYTVVTPMLNPFIYSLRNRDMKRALIRVICSKKISL, encoded by the coding sequence ATGACTGGAAACAACCAAACTTTCATCTTGGAGTTCCTCCTCctgggtcttcccatctcatcAGAGTATCATCTCCTGTTCTATGCCCTGTTCCTGGCCATGTACCTCACCACCATCCTGGGAAACCTGTTAATCATAATCCTTGTTCGACTGGACTCCCATCTTCACACACCTATGTACTTCTTTCTCAGCAACTTGTCCTTCTCGgatctctgcttttcctctgtcaCAATGCCCAAATTGCTTCAGAATATGCAGAGCAAAGTACCATCTATATCTTATGTTGGTTGCCTGACacagctgtatttctttatggtttttggAGACATGGAAAGCTTTCTTCTTGTGGTCATGGCCTATGATCGCTATGCGGCCATCTGCTTTCCTTTGCATTACATCAGTATTATGAGCATCAAGTTTTGTGCTTCACTAGTGCTACTACTGTGGCTGCTGACAACATCCCATGCCCTGCTGCATACCTTACTCATGGCTAGACTGTCTTTTTGTGAGAAGAATGTGATTCTCCACTTTTTCTGTGACatttctgctcttctgaagttgtCCTGCTCAGACACTTATATTAATGAGTTGATGATATTTATCATGGGTGGGCTTATCTGTATTATTCCGTTTGTACTCATTGTTATGTCttatgtaaagatttttttctccattttcacGGTTCCATCTTCTCAGGATATCCACAAGGTCTTCTCCACCTGTGGTTCCCATCTGTCTGTAGTGACCTTGTTTTATGGGGCAATTATTGGTCTATACTTATGTCCATCAGGTAATAATTCCACTATAAAGGAGATTGCCATGGCCATGATGTACACAGTGGTGACTCCCATGCTGAACCCcttcatctacagcctgaggaacagaGACATGAAGAGGGCCCTGATAAGAGTTATCTGCAGTAAGAAAATCTCTCTGTAA
- the LOC116077219 gene encoding olfactory receptor 1468-like, giving the protein MTVNNQTAISQFILLGLPIPLEHQHLFYVLFLAMYLTTVLGNFIIIVVIRLDSHLHTPMYLFLSNLSFSDLCFSSVTMPKLLLNMQSQVPSIPYAGCLTQMYFFLFFGDLESFLLVAMAYDRYVAICFPLHYTSIMSPKLCVSLVLLSWVLTTSHAMVHTLLLTRLSFCDNNVIPHFFCDLSALLKLACSDIHINELVVLIIGGLVVILPFLLIIVSYARIISSILKVPSTRGIHKVFSTCGSHLSVVSLFYGTIIGLYLCPSANNSTLKDTVMSMMYTVVTPMLNPFIYSLRNRDMKGALKRVLQKKTTF; this is encoded by the coding sequence ATGACTGTAAACAACCAGACTGCCATCTCTCAGTTCATTCTCCTGGGCCTACCCATCCCCCTAGAGCACCAGCACCTGTTCTATGTCCTGTTCCTGGCCATGTACCTCACCACTGTCCTGGGGAACTTCATCATCATTGTCGTCATTAGACTGGACTCCCATCTCCACACGCCCATGTACTTGTTCCTCAGCAACTTGTCCTTCTCTgatctctgcttttcctctgtaACAATGCCCAAGTTGCTGCTGAACATGCAGAGCCAAGTTCCATCCATCCCCTATGCAGGCTGCCTGACACAAAtgtacttctttttgttttttggagacctTGAGAGCTTCCTCCTTGTggccatggcctatgaccgctatgtggccatctgcttcCCTCTCCATTACACCAGCATCATGAGCCCCAAGCTCTGTGTGAGTCTGGTGCTGCTGTCCTGGGTTCTGACCACGTCCCATGCCATGGTGCACACTTTGCTCTTAACTAGGTTGTCTTTCTGTGATAACAATGTGATCCCCCATTTTTTCTGCGATCTGTCTGCTCTCCTGAAGCTGGCCTGCTCTGATATTCACATTAATGAGTTGGTGGTATTGATCATAGGAGGGCTCGTTGTCATACTTCCATTTCTACTCATCATAGTGTCTTATGCACGCATCATCTCCTCCATCCTCAAGGTCCCTTCAACTCGAGGTATCCACAAGGTCTTCTCCACTTGTGGTTCTCATCTGTCTGTGGTGTCACTGTTCTATGGGACAATTATTGGCCTCTACTTATGTCCATCTGCTAATAACTCTACTCTAAAGGACACTGTCATGTCTATGATGTACACTGTGGTGACTCCCATGCTGAACCCcttcatctacagcctgaggaacagaGACATGAAGGGAGCCCTAAAAAGAGTGCTTCAAAAGAAAACTACCTTTTGA